Part of the Geoalkalibacter ferrihydriticus DSM 17813 genome is shown below.
AGGGTTGCCAATCAGCGGGGATGGGATGAAACCATTTACCTCGACCCTATAGCGGAGCTGGCCGCCGAGGGGCAGACCCTGGCCGAGCGGCTCTTGGCTCGTTGGCAGGGATCGCGAGAGCAAAAAGTCAGGATTCTGCTCGATCACTGCGGCTTCGGTATGAATCCCCAACCCCCCCAAGGACGACGATCTGTGTAGTTGCACAGTCGCGGCTGCCTGTTTGCGGAGCGATTTTTACGTGAATGGCGGTGGCGGGGGCTTGGATCCCTGGATATAGTATGAATCATCGGGGGCCTGTTGTGGCAGGCGGGCTTTCGATATGAAGACTCCCTTCTTCATTGCAAACTCCCTCTGGCAAAACCCTCAGGGCCGGTAATCGGGACATGCCTCCTCCCGAACCGGCCCTGACCCTTTTTCTCCTCGGTGGTCCTCTCGCCCTCCAGCTCAGTCAGCGGTAAGATGTGATTTGAGAAATACCTGATAGTCCGCCGATAAACCATGAACCGCGGCGCCGCGGATCAGCGCGCCCAGATACTGGCGGCTCGGCTTAAGCCCGTTTTTGAATTTGGCGGCGCGGTAGACGACGCACTCGAGTTCGCCCTTGAAGGTCTGCACCTTAATGAGCTGGCGGCGATAGTGCCCTTTGTCCACCCCTTCGTAGACATCAAGATTGGCCAGGCTTTCCTCGGGAACATCATAGATCACGCCCTCGGCAACGCTGCCGCGATGGTCCTGAATATCTGCCTTGCCGCTCCCATCCTCTCCTGGCTTGTGAAACACCAAGCGCATGCCGCGAATTTTCCCGGTACACACACGGCTGAAGCTCACGCCTCGCTGCGCAAGAACCTCAGGATCCATGTTGTGGCCATAGGCGAAATAGAGCATCTGCGAACTCCTTTCCACATAAAGAAAAAAAGCTTTTACAATCCTTCCTATTCTACCAACCAAATCCGAGTTTTTTCAGAGAGTCCTTGAATTTGAAGGCCGGCCCTGTTTGAATCTTAGGGATGTATCTTTGTAGCCATTGAGCAGCAATGACGTTTCGGGCCTTAGGGCCTAAGGGTTGAGCGGCGCGGTGAATGCCTGAGGCGCAGGCGCGTTTTTGCCGCAAAGGCTGCCGCCGCGCTCCGCGGTGCCTACTAAGCGCTACGTACCCTCAAAGGAGAAATCAATGACTCGGGAACCTCTGGATGCCGTCCTCGCCCGCTCAACCATCGATACCTTGCGATTTTTGGCTGCTGACGCCGTGGAAAGGGCCCGCTCGGGTCATCCCGGAACGCCCATGGAAGCGGCTCCCCTCGCCTATCTGTTGTATCGCCGTCATTTGCGTCACAATCCGGCCGATCCGGCGTGGCCGGGGCGCGATCGGCTGGTGCTGTCCTGCGGCCATGCCTCCATGCTGCTCTACGGTGTCCTGCACCTGGCGGGCTACGCCTTATCCCTGGATGATTTAAAGAATTTCCGCCAGTTGCACAGCCCAGCCGCGGGCCATCCCGAATTCGGTCATGCGCCGGGAGTGGAGACCACCACCGGCCCTCTGGGGCAGGGGCTGGGGGTGAGCGTCGGCATGGCCATGGGCGGCCGGTTTCTAGCCGAACAGGTCAGCGCAGAGCTGTTCAATTATCGGGTCTACGCCCTGTGTTCCGACGGCGATCTTATGGAGGGGCTCAGCAGCGAAGCGGCCTCCCTGGCCGGACATCTACACCTGGGCAATCTCATTGTTGTCTATCTCGACAACCGCATCACCATCGAAGGGGAAACCAGCCTGGCTTTCAGCGAGCAGGTGGCGACGCGCTTTCTTGCCTACGACTGGCAGGTTCTTCAGGTCGAGGGAGAGAATTTAACGGAAATCGAGATGGCCCTGAACGCGGCCAAGGCCGATCCACGTCCCTCGCTGATCATCGCCCGCACCCATATCGCACCCGGCGCGCCGACCAAACAGGACAGCGCCGAAGCGCACGGAGCCCCCCTGGGCGCTGAGGAGTTGGCCGCAACCAAGAGCGCCTACGGCTGGGATCCGCATCAAAGCTTCCTGGTGTCCGAGGAGGTCCGTGCCCACATGGGCGCATGTCGGACGCGCGGTAGGCATCTCCAGCAGCAGTGGCAGGAGCTGTTGCGAGACCTGGAGAAAAATCCCTCGGCAGGCCTGCTAAACTGGTTGCGCAGCCGTGATGGCGCCTTGCCTGAGGGCTGGGATCTGCATCTGCCGGCGTTCGGTGCGGCAGACGGGCCTCTGGCCACGCGCCAGGCAAGCGGTATCGTGCTCAACGCCCTGGCCGCGCGCTTGCCGTTGCTGCTCGGCGGCTCGGCCGACCTGGCGCCATCCACCAACACCAGCCTCAAGGGCGAACGATCATTCTCGCGCACCGGCAGCGGCCGCAACCTGCATTTCGGGGTGCGCGAACACGCCATGGGTGCGGTGCTCAACGGCCTCAGCCATACGCCCGGGCTGATCGCTTACGGTGCCACTTTCCTTATTTTTTCGGATTACATGCGTCCTCCCATGCGTCTGGCGGCGATGATGGGGCTGGCTCCCATCTATGTTTTTACCCACGATTCCATCGCCCTGGGCGAGGACGGCCCCACCCATCAACCCGTGGAACAGTTGCCGGGACTGCGCGCTCTGCCCAACTTGCATGTCATCCGCCCCGCCGACGCCAACGAGACGGCCGAAGCCTGGCGTTTGGCGGTGGAGCGGCGCAACGGGCCCACGGCTCTGGTCCTCAGCCGCCAGGGGCTGCCGGTGCTGGATCCTGATCGCTACGCTCCGGCTGACGGCGTGCGGCGCGGCGGTTACGTTTTGGCTGAGGAAGAGGGCGATTTGCAGGCCCTGCTCCTGGCTACCGGCGCCGAAGTCCATGTGGCGCTGGCGGCGCGTGAGTTGTTGCAGGCCGAAGGTGTGGCAACGCGGGTGGTCAGCCTGCCCTGCTGGGAAAAATTTGCCGAGCAGGCCGAGAGCTATCGTCGGCAGGTGCTGCCCCCGAGTTGCCGCGCGCGCGTGGCCATAGAGGCGGCTTCGCCTCTGGGCTGGGAGCGCTGGGTGGGCACCGAGGGCGAAGTCATCGGCATGCGCGGTTTCGGCGCGAGTGCCCCAGGCGCCGTCCTGCTGGAGCATTTCGGCTTCACTCCCGAAGCCGTCGGCAAGAGGGTCAAGGAGTTGCTGGCCAGAAGCAAAGACGTCAACCCTGACGCGCAGAGCTGATGGGTTCCTGGTTTGAAAACCGATGAAATCAAGGAGAGATGCATGGCGAAAAAAGAAGAAGTCCCTAAGCCTAAGCTCCGCATTCAAATCAATCCCCCGGTGTTTTTCATATCCAGCGCCCTGGCAGTCATTTTCGTGCTCTTCGCCGTAATCGCGCCGGAGACGGCCGGAGAGTTGTTCTCCAATATCCAGGCGTGGGTGTCGCATTCGGCGGGCTGGTTCTACGTGATTTCCGTGGCCGGTTTTCTGGTATTCGTAGTGCTTCTGGCGATCTCGGATTACGGACGCATCAAGCTTGGCCCCGATCACAGTCAGCCCGACTACAGCTACACCTCCTGGTTCGCCATGCTGTTTTCGGCGGGCATGGGCATCGGGCTGATGTTTTTTGGGGTGGCCGAGCCGGTCATGCATTATGTCAGCCCGCCCGTCGGCCTCGGCGAAACTCCGGCGGCGGCGCGCGAGGCCATGAAGATCACCTTTTTTCACTGGGGTGTGCATGCCTGGGCCATCTACGCCGTGGTCGCTCTGTCTCTGGCCTATTTCGCCTTTCGGCATGATCTGCCCCTGACCATCCGCTCCTCCCTCTATCCGTTGATCGGCGAGCGCATACACGGCCCCATCGGCCATGCGGTAGATATTTTCGCGGTGCTCGGCACCATCTTCGGCGTGGCAACCTCCCTGGGCTTCGGTGTCATTCAGGTC
Proteins encoded:
- a CDS encoding gamma-glutamylcyclotransferase family protein, whose amino-acid sequence is MLYFAYGHNMDPEVLAQRGVSFSRVCTGKIRGMRLVFHKPGEDGSGKADIQDHRGSVAEGVIYDVPEESLANLDVYEGVDKGHYRRQLIKVQTFKGELECVVYRAAKFKNGLKPSRQYLGALIRGAAVHGLSADYQVFLKSHLTAD
- the tkt gene encoding transketolase, which codes for MTREPLDAVLARSTIDTLRFLAADAVERARSGHPGTPMEAAPLAYLLYRRHLRHNPADPAWPGRDRLVLSCGHASMLLYGVLHLAGYALSLDDLKNFRQLHSPAAGHPEFGHAPGVETTTGPLGQGLGVSVGMAMGGRFLAEQVSAELFNYRVYALCSDGDLMEGLSSEAASLAGHLHLGNLIVVYLDNRITIEGETSLAFSEQVATRFLAYDWQVLQVEGENLTEIEMALNAAKADPRPSLIIARTHIAPGAPTKQDSAEAHGAPLGAEELAATKSAYGWDPHQSFLVSEEVRAHMGACRTRGRHLQQQWQELLRDLEKNPSAGLLNWLRSRDGALPEGWDLHLPAFGAADGPLATRQASGIVLNALAARLPLLLGGSADLAPSTNTSLKGERSFSRTGSGRNLHFGVREHAMGAVLNGLSHTPGLIAYGATFLIFSDYMRPPMRLAAMMGLAPIYVFTHDSIALGEDGPTHQPVEQLPGLRALPNLHVIRPADANETAEAWRLAVERRNGPTALVLSRQGLPVLDPDRYAPADGVRRGGYVLAEEEGDLQALLLATGAEVHVALAARELLQAEGVATRVVSLPCWEKFAEQAESYRRQVLPPSCRARVAIEAASPLGWERWVGTEGEVIGMRGFGASAPGAVLLEHFGFTPEAVGKRVKELLARSKDVNPDAQS